In one window of Sphingomonas glaciei DNA:
- a CDS encoding BaiN/RdsA family NAD(P)/FAD-dependent oxidoreductase, whose amino-acid sequence MPAPDTYDAIILGAGGAGLMCAAVAAARGRKVLVIDHASEPGRKILISGGGRCNFTNLGVAPDRYLSANPHFARSALARYTAQDFLELVAKHRIAWHEKTLGQLFCDGSARQIVAMLLDECASGGATVRCNAPIHSVDHADGRYRVAAGKMKAEAPALVIATGGLSIPKLGATGFAYDLARRFGLKVVEPRPALVPLTLGGEEALFRSLSGVAAPIEARCGDAAFREAALFTHKGMSGPAILQVSSYWRHGQAVLIDFLPEAAPGWLREAKRHRPRVRLPTLLGEQLPARLADTLAERIGLAVELGNAPDRKLEEAERLLAGWSFAPSGTEGFAKAEVTVGGISTADLSQQTMEARKVPGLFAIGEAVDVTGWLGGYNFQWAWASGVAAGQAL is encoded by the coding sequence ATGCCTGCTCCGGACACCTATGACGCAATCATCCTCGGTGCTGGCGGCGCCGGGCTGATGTGCGCCGCGGTCGCCGCCGCGCGGGGCCGAAAGGTGCTGGTGATCGACCATGCCTCGGAGCCCGGCCGCAAGATCCTGATCTCGGGCGGCGGGCGGTGCAATTTCACCAATCTCGGCGTCGCGCCCGACCGCTACCTCAGCGCCAACCCCCATTTCGCCCGCTCGGCGCTGGCCCGCTACACCGCGCAGGATTTCCTCGAGCTGGTCGCCAAGCACCGCATCGCCTGGCACGAGAAGACGCTGGGGCAATTGTTCTGCGACGGATCGGCCCGCCAGATCGTCGCCATGCTGCTCGACGAGTGCGCGTCCGGCGGTGCGACGGTCCGCTGCAATGCGCCGATCCATTCGGTCGACCATGCCGACGGCCGGTACCGGGTCGCGGCGGGTAAGATGAAGGCCGAAGCGCCGGCGCTGGTGATCGCCACTGGCGGGCTGTCCATTCCCAAGCTCGGCGCGACCGGCTTCGCCTATGACCTCGCCCGCCGCTTCGGGCTCAAGGTGGTCGAGCCCCGCCCCGCGCTGGTGCCGCTGACGCTGGGCGGGGAGGAAGCGCTGTTCCGTTCGCTGTCGGGCGTCGCCGCGCCAATCGAAGCGCGCTGCGGCGACGCCGCCTTTCGCGAGGCCGCTCTGTTCACCCACAAGGGCATGAGCGGCCCGGCCATCCTGCAGGTGTCGAGCTACTGGCGCCATGGCCAGGCCGTGCTGATCGACTTCCTGCCCGAGGCCGCGCCCGGCTGGCTGCGCGAAGCCAAGCGTCACCGCCCCCGGGTGCGCTTGCCGACGCTGCTGGGCGAGCAATTACCGGCGCGGCTCGCCGACACGCTGGCGGAGCGGATCGGCCTCGCGGTCGAGCTCGGCAATGCTCCCGACCGCAAGCTGGAGGAAGCCGAGCGCCTGCTCGCCGGCTGGTCGTTCGCGCCGAGCGGGACCGAAGGCTTCGCCAAGGCCGAGGTGACCGTGGGCGGGATCAGCACCGCCGACCTGTCGCAGCAGACAATGGAGGCGAGAAAGGTCCCCGGCCTGTTCGCGATCGGCGAGGCGGTCGACGTCACTGGCTGGCTCGGCGGCTACAATTTCCAGTGGGCGTGGGCGTCGGGCGTGGCGGCGGGTCAGGCGCTTTAG
- a CDS encoding helix-turn-helix domain-containing protein, with translation MPIRIDLDALLARQRMTQAELATRIGITAPNLNVLKTGKAKAIRFSTLSAICRELGCQPGDILRWEAGADDEGEDQ, from the coding sequence ATGCCGATCCGCATCGACCTCGACGCGCTGCTGGCACGGCAGCGCATGACCCAGGCGGAGCTGGCGACGCGGATCGGCATCACCGCGCCCAACCTCAACGTACTCAAGACCGGCAAGGCAAAGGCGATCCGCTTTTCGACCCTGTCCGCCATTTGCCGCGAGCTGGGCTGCCAGCCGGGCGACATCCTGCGCTGGGAAGCTGGCGCCGACGACGAAGGGGAAGACCAATGA
- the rpoB gene encoding DNA-directed RNA polymerase subunit beta → MATKSIDIPHNTSSGRFTKQRRIRKIFGNIHEISEMPNLIEVQRESYEQFLRSDPATGYVSGLEKTLRSVFPIQDFAGTAHLDFDHYVLEDPKFDTDECRQRGLTYAAPMRVTLRLTSFEIDPDTEAKSVIDIKEQDVYMGDMPLMTQNGTFIVNGTERVIVSQMHRSPGVLFDHDRGKTHASGKYLFAARVIPYRGSWLDFEFDAKDIVNVRIDRKRKLPVTALLHALGLTSEEVLNEFYGRVVYLRGPNGWQIPYVGENWRGQKPMFDIVNADTGEVAFKAGEKITPRRANQAGKEGLANLIIPTETIFGRFSAYDLINESTGQIYVEAGDEITPENLEALDKAGIDRLELLDIDYVNTGPWIRNTLKADKSEDGDQALSDIYRVMRPGEPPTRETADALFYGLFFDPERYDLSAVGRVKLNMRLGLDAEDTVTTLRREDILAVVKELVNLKDGKGEIDDIDNLANRRVRSVGELLENQYRVGLLRMERAVKERMSSVDVSTVMPNDLINAKPAVAAVREFFGSSQLSQFMDQTNPLSEVTHKRRVSALGPGGLTRERAGFEVRDVHPTHYGRICPIETPEGPNIGLINSLASFSRVNKYGFIETPYRVVTDHKVTDQVVYLSAMEEAKHTIAQANAEINPDGTFAEEIISSRRNGDFLIAPRDQITLMDVSPKQLVSVAASLIPFLENDDANRALMGSNMQRQAVPLLQADAPLVGTGMEETVARDSGAAIGARRAGIVDQVDATRIVIRVTSELRPGESGVDIYSLMKFQRSNQSTCINQRPLVKVGDGVEAGEIIADGPSTQFGELALGRNVLVAFMPWNGYNYEDSILISERIVKDDVFTSIHIEEFEVMARDTKLGPEDITRDIPNVGEEALRNLDEAGIVYIGAEVEPGDILCGKITPKGESPMTPEEKLLRAIFGEKASDVRDTSLRLPPGVTGTIVDVRVFNRHGIDIDDRTRAIQAEDKDRLKGDAESERRILNRATFARLQEMLVGQVATAAPKTIKKGATLDVEMLEGTDKHDWWKIAVKDDSRQADIEALKGQYDEAEAAIRRKLEDRVGKVEAGDELAPGVLKMVKVFVAVKRKLQPGDKMAGRHGNKGVISRILPIEDMPFLEDGTHADIVLNPLGVPSRMNVGQIFETHLGWAARGLGKQIGDMLEEMHHRGSDFAGKDIAAIRQQLKTMYGTQYDGDIDARTDEQALELARNLVGGLPMGTPVFDGAREPDVSAMLTQAGLDTSGQSTLYDGRTGEPFDRKVTMGIIYMLKLHHLVDDKIHARSIGPYSLVTQQPLGGKAQFGGQRFGEMEVWALQAYGAAYTLQEMLTVKSDDVIGRTKVYEAIVKGDDTFEAGIPESFNVLVKEMRSLGLNVELNSVDNADEPPALAAE, encoded by the coding sequence ATGGCCACCAAGTCGATCGACATTCCGCACAACACCTCTTCGGGGCGCTTCACCAAGCAGCGCCGCATCCGCAAGATCTTCGGCAACATCCACGAGATCAGCGAGATGCCGAACCTCATCGAGGTTCAGCGCGAAAGTTACGAGCAGTTCCTGCGCTCCGATCCGGCTACCGGCTATGTGTCGGGCCTCGAGAAGACGCTGCGCTCGGTATTCCCTATTCAGGATTTCGCCGGCACCGCCCACCTCGACTTCGACCATTATGTCCTCGAGGACCCCAAGTTCGACACCGACGAGTGCCGCCAGCGCGGGCTGACCTATGCCGCGCCGATGCGCGTCACCCTGCGCCTCACCTCGTTCGAGATCGATCCCGACACCGAGGCCAAGTCGGTGATCGATATCAAGGAGCAGGACGTGTACATGGGCGACATGCCGCTCATGACGCAGAACGGCACCTTCATCGTCAACGGCACCGAGCGCGTCATCGTGTCGCAGATGCACCGCTCGCCGGGCGTCCTGTTCGACCATGATCGCGGCAAGACCCACGCCTCGGGCAAGTATCTGTTCGCCGCCCGGGTGATTCCGTATCGCGGCTCGTGGCTCGATTTCGAGTTCGACGCCAAGGACATCGTCAACGTCCGTATCGACCGCAAGCGCAAGCTGCCGGTCACCGCGCTGCTGCACGCGCTCGGCCTGACCAGCGAGGAAGTGCTCAACGAATTCTACGGCCGCGTGGTCTACCTGCGCGGGCCGAATGGCTGGCAGATCCCCTACGTCGGCGAGAACTGGCGCGGCCAGAAGCCGATGTTCGACATCGTCAACGCCGACACCGGCGAAGTGGCATTCAAGGCCGGCGAGAAGATCACTCCGCGCCGCGCCAATCAGGCCGGCAAGGAAGGCCTTGCCAACCTGATCATCCCGACCGAAACCATCTTCGGCCGCTTCTCGGCCTATGATCTCATCAACGAGTCGACCGGCCAGATCTACGTCGAGGCCGGTGACGAGATCACTCCCGAGAACCTCGAAGCGCTGGACAAGGCGGGCATCGATCGCCTCGAGCTGCTCGACATCGACTACGTCAACACCGGTCCCTGGATCCGCAACACGCTGAAGGCCGACAAGTCGGAAGACGGCGACCAGGCGCTGAGCGACATCTACCGCGTCATGCGCCCGGGCGAGCCGCCGACGCGCGAGACCGCCGATGCCCTGTTTTACGGCCTGTTCTTCGATCCGGAGCGCTACGACCTGTCGGCCGTCGGTCGGGTCAAGCTCAACATGCGCCTCGGCCTCGACGCCGAAGACACGGTCACCACTCTGCGCCGCGAGGACATCCTGGCGGTGGTCAAGGAGCTGGTGAACCTCAAGGACGGCAAGGGCGAGATCGACGATATCGACAACCTTGCCAACCGCCGCGTCAGGTCGGTCGGCGAATTGCTCGAGAACCAATATCGCGTCGGCCTCCTGCGCATGGAGCGCGCGGTCAAGGAGCGGATGAGCTCGGTCGACGTCTCGACCGTGATGCCGAACGACCTCATCAACGCCAAGCCGGCGGTTGCCGCGGTGCGTGAATTCTTTGGCAGCAGCCAGCTGTCGCAGTTCATGGATCAGACCAACCCGCTGTCCGAAGTGACTCATAAGCGTCGCGTCTCGGCCCTCGGGCCGGGCGGTCTGACCCGTGAGCGCGCGGGCTTCGAAGTCCGCGACGTCCACCCGACCCATTATGGCCGCATTTGCCCGATCGAGACGCCGGAAGGCCCGAACATCGGTCTGATCAACAGCCTCGCGAGCTTTAGCCGCGTCAACAAGTACGGCTTCATCGAAACGCCGTACCGCGTCGTCACCGATCACAAGGTTACCGACCAGGTGGTCTATCTGTCGGCGATGGAGGAGGCCAAGCACACGATCGCGCAGGCCAATGCCGAGATCAATCCGGACGGCACCTTCGCCGAAGAGATCATCTCGTCGCGGCGCAACGGCGACTTCCTGATCGCTCCGCGCGACCAGATCACCCTGATGGACGTCAGCCCCAAGCAGCTGGTGTCAGTCGCGGCCTCGCTCATCCCGTTCCTGGAGAACGATGACGCCAACCGCGCGCTGATGGGCTCGAACATGCAGCGCCAGGCCGTTCCCCTGCTGCAGGCGGACGCTCCGCTGGTCGGCACGGGCATGGAAGAGACCGTCGCCCGCGACTCGGGTGCCGCCATCGGCGCGCGCCGGGCCGGCATCGTCGACCAGGTCGACGCCACCCGCATCGTGATCCGCGTCACCAGCGAGCTTCGCCCCGGTGAGAGCGGCGTCGACATCTACAGCTTGATGAAGTTCCAGCGTTCGAACCAGTCGACCTGCATCAACCAGCGTCCTCTGGTGAAGGTCGGCGACGGGGTCGAGGCCGGTGAGATCATCGCCGACGGTCCTTCGACTCAGTTCGGTGAGCTGGCGCTCGGCCGCAACGTGCTCGTCGCGTTCATGCCGTGGAATGGCTACAACTACGAAGACTCGATCCTGATCTCCGAGCGGATCGTGAAGGACGACGTCTTCACCTCGATCCACATCGAGGAGTTCGAGGTCATGGCCCGCGACACCAAGCTCGGGCCGGAAGACATCACCCGCGACATCCCGAACGTCGGCGAGGAAGCCCTGCGCAATCTCGACGAGGCTGGCATCGTCTACATCGGAGCCGAGGTCGAACCGGGCGACATCCTGTGCGGCAAGATCACTCCGAAGGGCGAAAGCCCGATGACGCCGGAAGAAAAGCTCCTCCGCGCCATCTTCGGTGAGAAGGCTTCGGACGTCCGCGACACCTCGCTGCGCCTGCCGCCGGGCGTGACCGGGACGATCGTCGACGTGCGCGTCTTCAACCGTCACGGCATCGACATCGACGACCGTACCCGCGCCATCCAGGCCGAGGACAAGGATCGCCTCAAGGGCGACGCCGAATCCGAGCGTCGGATCCTCAACCGGGCGACCTTCGCCCGTCTGCAGGAAATGCTGGTCGGCCAGGTCGCGACCGCTGCGCCCAAGACGATCAAGAAGGGCGCCACGCTCGACGTGGAGATGCTCGAGGGCACCGACAAGCACGACTGGTGGAAGATCGCCGTCAAGGATGACAGCCGCCAGGCTGACATCGAGGCGCTGAAGGGCCAGTATGACGAGGCCGAGGCGGCCATCCGCCGCAAGCTCGAGGATCGCGTCGGCAAGGTCGAGGCGGGCGACGAGCTGGCCCCGGGCGTGCTCAAGATGGTCAAGGTCTTCGTCGCTGTGAAGCGCAAGCTTCAGCCGGGCGACAAGATGGCCGGCCGTCACGGCAACAAGGGCGTCATCAGCCGCATCCTGCCGATCGAGGACATGCCGTTCCTCGAGGACGGGACTCATGCCGACATCGTGCTCAACCCGCTGGGCGTGCCGTCGCGCATGAACGTCGGGCAGATCTTCGAAACCCACCTTGGCTGGGCCGCCCGCGGCCTCGGCAAGCAGATCGGGGACATGCTCGAGGAGATGCACCACCGCGGATCGGACTTCGCCGGCAAGGACATTGCGGCGATCCGCCAGCAACTGAAGACCATGTACGGCACTCAGTATGACGGCGACATCGACGCCCGCACCGACGAGCAGGCGCTCGAACTGGCGCGCAACCTGGTCGGCGGCCTGCCGATGGGCACCCCAGTGTTCGACGGCGCGCGCGAGCCGGACGTGTCGGCGATGCTGACCCAGGCCGGTCTCGACACCTCGGGCCAGTCGACCCTGTACGATGGCCGCACCGGTGAGCCGTTCGACCGCAAGGTCACGATGGGCATCATCTACATGCTGAAGCTGCACCACCTGGTGGACGACAAGATCCACGCCCGTTCGATCGGGCCGTACAGCCTCGTCACCCAGCAGCCGCTGGGCGGTAAGGCCCAGTTCGGCGGTCAGCGCTTCGGCGAGATGGAGGTCTGGGCCCTCCAGGCTTACGGCGCCGCCTACACGCTGCAGGAGATGCTGACGGTCAAGTCGGACGACGTGATCGGCCGGACCAAGGTCTACGAGGCGATCGTCAAGGGTGACGACACGTTCGAGGCCGGCATTCCGGAAAGCTTCAACGTGCTGGTCAAAGAAATGCGCTCGCTCGGCCTCAACGTCGAACTCAACAGCGTCGACAACGCAGACGAGCCGCCGGCGCTCGCGGCGGAGTGA
- a CDS encoding UrcA family protein yields the protein MTSRLQSSGIAALSFTLSAGILALALTPAVAHAAITDAEPVELTATADRDVQTRRVDASDVDFTNAADLKRLKSRIDRAVFDVCRDPGNDRRLIADGRCHYDARRSANEQVAALRASATLLAAAGSVKGARTITLVASR from the coding sequence ATGACCAGTCGATTGCAAAGTAGCGGCATCGCCGCCTTGTCCTTTACCCTGTCCGCCGGCATCCTGGCGCTGGCGCTGACGCCCGCGGTGGCGCACGCCGCGATCACCGATGCCGAACCCGTCGAATTGACCGCCACCGCCGACCGCGACGTGCAAACCCGCCGGGTCGACGCCAGCGACGTCGACTTCACCAATGCGGCCGACCTCAAGCGCCTGAAATCGCGCATCGATCGCGCCGTCTTTGACGTTTGCCGCGATCCGGGCAACGACCGCCGTCTGATCGCCGACGGACGCTGCCACTACGATGCTCGGCGGTCGGCCAATGAGCAGGTCGCCGCGCTACGAGCCTCCGCCACCCTGCTTGCCGCTGCCGGCAGCGTGAAGGGCGCCCGCACGATCACCCTTGTCGCCTCGCGGTGA
- the rplL gene encoding 50S ribosomal protein L7/L12 — MADINNIVDQLSALTVLEAAELAKALEEKWGVSAAAAVAAPAAAAAAGPAVEEKTEFDVILTGDGGKKINVIKEVRVITGLGLGEAKALVEGAPKALKEGVNKDEAEKIKKQIEEAGGTVELK; from the coding sequence ATGGCTGACATCAACAACATCGTCGACCAGCTGTCGGCGCTCACCGTCCTCGAGGCCGCCGAGCTGGCCAAGGCCCTCGAAGAGAAGTGGGGCGTTTCGGCCGCCGCTGCCGTCGCCGCTCCGGCTGCTGCCGCCGCTGCCGGCCCGGCCGTCGAAGAGAAGACCGAGTTCGACGTGATCCTCACCGGCGACGGTGGCAAGAAGATCAACGTCATCAAGGAAGTCCGCGTGATCACCGGCCTGGGCCTCGGCGAAGCCAAGGCGCTGGTCGAAGGCGCTCCGAAGGCCCTCAAGGAAGGCGTCAACAAGGACGAAGCCGAGAAGATCAAGAAGCAGATCGAGGAAGCCGGCGGAACCGTCGAGCTCAAGTAA
- the aroF gene encoding 3-deoxy-7-phosphoheptulonate synthase, translating to MIIVLKPEAPADSAERLLRKIEDAGLKPLHMPGAERVVLGALGDERVLAELALEGDPAVESVKPILAPYKLVSRELQAHDTVVDVGGVSIGGDRLAVIAGPCAVESPDQLHETAAAVKAAGATLLRAGAYKPRTSPYGFAGHGIEGLKVLREVGDDLGLPIVTEVMDTADVAHVAEAADCLQIGARNMQNYALLRAVGAAGRPVLLKRGLSATIQEWLLAAEYLMAAGNPNVILCERGIRTFEPATRNTLDLNAVPYVKGKTHLPIVVDPSHGTGARDLVPAMSLAAVAAGADGLMIEVHRDPAKAWSDGAQSLYPAQFEQLMGSIGAVAAAVGRQL from the coding sequence ATGATCATCGTATTGAAGCCCGAAGCCCCCGCCGACTCCGCCGAGCGCCTGCTCAGGAAGATCGAGGACGCGGGCCTGAAGCCGCTCCACATGCCCGGTGCCGAGCGGGTGGTGCTCGGTGCGCTGGGCGACGAACGGGTGCTCGCCGAACTGGCGCTCGAAGGCGATCCCGCGGTGGAAAGCGTCAAGCCGATCCTCGCGCCCTACAAGCTCGTCAGCCGCGAACTGCAGGCGCACGATACCGTGGTCGACGTCGGCGGGGTGAGCATCGGCGGAGACCGGCTGGCGGTGATCGCGGGCCCGTGCGCGGTGGAAAGCCCCGACCAGCTGCACGAGACCGCCGCAGCCGTGAAGGCCGCCGGCGCGACCCTGCTGCGCGCCGGTGCCTACAAGCCGCGCACCAGCCCCTATGGCTTTGCCGGGCACGGGATCGAGGGCCTCAAGGTGCTGCGCGAAGTGGGCGATGACCTCGGCCTGCCGATCGTCACCGAGGTGATGGATACCGCCGACGTCGCCCATGTCGCCGAAGCCGCCGACTGCCTTCAGATCGGCGCCCGCAACATGCAGAATTACGCGCTCCTGCGCGCGGTCGGCGCCGCCGGACGGCCGGTGCTGCTGAAGCGCGGCCTTTCCGCCACCATCCAGGAATGGCTGCTCGCCGCCGAATATCTGATGGCCGCCGGCAATCCCAATGTCATCCTGTGCGAGCGCGGCATCCGCACCTTCGAACCGGCGACCCGCAACACGCTCGACCTCAACGCCGTGCCCTACGTCAAAGGCAAGACCCACCTGCCGATCGTGGTCGACCCCAGCCACGGCACGGGGGCGCGCGACCTGGTCCCGGCGATGAGCCTGGCAGCGGTCGCGGCCGGCGCCGACGGCCTGATGATCGAGGTCCACCGCGATCCCGCCAAGGCGTGGAGCGACGGCGCCCAGTCGCTCTACCCTGCGCAGTTCGAGCAATTGATGGGATCGATCGGCGCAGTCGCGGCGGCGGTCGGCCGCCAGCTGTGA
- the rplJ gene encoding 50S ribosomal protein L10: MDRNEKADLVAELKQVLTETSVVVVTRNLGLTVAQSTDLRLRMRDAGAQFKVAKNRLALIALDGTRYQPIGELLKGPTALATSIDPVAAAKVAIDFAKTTDKFEVLGGAMGDTVLDLNGVKALAELPSLDELRATLIGTIMAPASKIARTVAEPGAMLARVFGAYAAQEAA; encoded by the coding sequence ATGGATCGCAACGAAAAGGCGGATCTGGTTGCCGAACTGAAGCAGGTCCTGACCGAGACCAGCGTGGTGGTTGTCACCCGCAATCTCGGTCTGACGGTGGCCCAGTCCACCGATCTTCGCCTGCGGATGCGCGACGCCGGAGCCCAGTTCAAGGTTGCGAAGAACCGCCTCGCCCTTATCGCGCTCGATGGCACCCGCTATCAGCCGATCGGCGAGCTGCTCAAGGGCCCGACGGCCCTCGCCACGTCCATCGACCCGGTCGCCGCCGCCAAGGTTGCGATCGATTTCGCCAAGACCACCGACAAGTTCGAGGTTCTTGGGGGAGCGATGGGTGACACCGTCCTCGACCTCAATGGGGTCAAGGCGCTGGCCGAGCTGCCGAGCCTCGACGAACTTCGCGCGACCCTCATCGGCACCATCATGGCGCCGGCGAGCAAGATCGCCCGGACCGTCGCAGAGCCGGGCGCGATGCTCGCACGGGTGTTCGGCGCCTATGCGGCGCAGGAAGCCGCCTGA
- a CDS encoding DUF2975 domain-containing protein, producing the protein MLSFSRWVVSALLILNVLVGVPLLAVLGYSFVAEPKFLETLGRLNPGRDLDLLLLSARWILAIVAPVMLFAHILLRRLQAILQTVRDGEPFAPANAERLRLVAWCLLAIQFCDLGFGFAATTFDTVAGERTSGWSPGITGWVAVLLVFVLARVFREGSRLRDEAELTI; encoded by the coding sequence ATGCTGTCTTTCTCTCGGTGGGTGGTGAGCGCGCTGCTCATCCTCAATGTGCTGGTTGGAGTGCCGTTGCTGGCGGTGCTTGGTTACTCGTTCGTCGCGGAACCCAAGTTTCTTGAAACGCTGGGCCGACTCAACCCGGGGCGTGACCTAGACCTTCTGCTGCTGAGCGCGCGCTGGATCCTCGCGATCGTCGCGCCGGTCATGCTGTTCGCCCACATCCTGCTGCGCCGGTTGCAGGCCATCCTTCAGACTGTGCGCGATGGTGAGCCCTTCGCCCCCGCCAATGCCGAGCGCCTGCGGCTCGTGGCCTGGTGCCTGCTGGCGATCCAGTTTTGCGACCTCGGCTTCGGGTTCGCCGCGACCACCTTCGATACGGTCGCGGGCGAGCGTACATCGGGCTGGTCGCCAGGAATCACCGGCTGGGTCGCGGTCCTGTTGGTCTTCGTCCTAGCCCGCGTGTTCCGCGAAGGCAGCCGCCTGCGCGACGAAGCCGAACTGACCATCTGA
- a CDS encoding chorismate-binding protein, translating into MKVEAQVLARRLPAGLDPLAAYRALGGGEAGTGLFEAPDGQRLIMGRACVRAEAREGHVVLDALNANGEALLAAYQAPWVSERRVDRLVLTFARPTSEDAAERLLGAQPLHALRALLDAAAAPRGEPFGSLLLGVAGFDLAAWGEDMPAAPPAEVPDFVFFVPDTLLTIAPGGAARLLCTAFGPDERHVNDAARRLEEGLAALASPPVEQRPAPTIALPAGAAAAFPPDLSDPDFIALVARLKQEIAAGEVYQIVPSRTFTGPCPDPLAAYARLRQAEPASYRFFLVDDGWTLLGASPETSVRLSPGGPSGRTVEVKPIAGTRPRGASPDADDRMEAEMRLDGKELAEHMMLVDLARNDIARVSLPGTRRVAKLLTVERFARVMHLVSSVTGTLRPGLDAFDALAACLNVGTLVGAPKIRAMQLLRAAEVRRRGPYGGAIGWIGGDGRMDTAVVIRSALVRDGVAEVRSGAGVVHDSVPQAEADETRAKASALLGVLGA; encoded by the coding sequence GTGAAGGTCGAAGCGCAGGTTCTCGCACGGCGCCTGCCCGCCGGCCTCGACCCCCTCGCCGCCTATCGCGCACTCGGCGGCGGAGAGGCAGGAACCGGCCTGTTCGAGGCGCCCGACGGCCAGCGACTGATCATGGGCCGGGCCTGCGTACGGGCCGAGGCGCGGGAGGGGCACGTGGTGCTGGACGCCCTCAACGCCAACGGCGAGGCGCTGCTTGCGGCCTATCAGGCACCGTGGGTGAGCGAACGCCGGGTCGACCGGCTGGTGCTGACCTTCGCCCGGCCTACCAGCGAGGACGCCGCCGAACGCCTGCTCGGGGCCCAGCCGCTGCATGCCCTGCGCGCGCTCCTCGATGCCGCCGCGGCCCCGCGTGGGGAGCCCTTCGGCAGCCTACTGCTGGGGGTGGCCGGGTTCGATCTGGCGGCGTGGGGCGAGGACATGCCCGCGGCCCCGCCTGCCGAGGTCCCCGACTTCGTCTTCTTCGTGCCCGACACGCTGCTGACCATCGCCCCGGGCGGCGCCGCGCGCCTGCTGTGCACCGCCTTCGGTCCGGACGAGCGGCACGTGAACGACGCCGCCCGGCGGCTGGAGGAGGGGTTGGCGGCGCTTGCGAGCCCGCCGGTCGAGCAGCGGCCTGCTCCAACGATTGCGCTGCCCGCCGGGGCTGCCGCTGCGTTCCCGCCTGACCTGTCCGACCCCGATTTCATCGCCCTCGTCGCCCGCCTCAAGCAAGAGATCGCCGCCGGCGAAGTCTACCAGATCGTGCCCAGCCGCACCTTCACCGGCCCCTGTCCCGACCCCCTCGCCGCCTATGCCCGGCTGCGGCAGGCGGAGCCGGCGAGCTACCGTTTTTTTCTGGTCGACGACGGCTGGACCTTGCTCGGCGCCAGCCCGGAAACCAGCGTCCGCCTGTCGCCGGGAGGTCCGAGCGGTCGCACGGTTGAGGTCAAGCCGATCGCGGGCACTCGCCCCCGCGGCGCCAGCCCCGATGCCGACGACCGAATGGAGGCGGAGATGCGCCTCGACGGCAAGGAACTGGCCGAGCACATGATGCTGGTCGACCTTGCCCGCAACGACATCGCCCGAGTCTCGCTTCCGGGCACGCGGCGGGTGGCGAAGCTGTTGACGGTCGAGCGCTTCGCCCGCGTCATGCACCTCGTCTCCTCGGTCACCGGGACGCTTCGCCCGGGTCTCGACGCCTTCGACGCTCTGGCCGCCTGCCTCAACGTCGGCACCCTGGTCGGCGCGCCCAAGATCCGCGCCATGCAATTGCTCCGCGCCGCAGAAGTCAGGCGCCGTGGCCCTTATGGCGGAGCTATCGGGTGGATCGGGGGGGATGGACGAATGGATACGGCGGTGGTGATCCGCTCGGCCCTGGTTCGCGACGGCGTCGCCGAGGTGCGCTCGGGCGCAGGCGTGGTCCACGACAGCGTGCCGCAGGCCGAAGCCGACGAGACCCGCGCCAAGGCCTCGGCGCTGCTGGGAGTGCTCGGCGCATGA
- a CDS encoding anthranilate synthase component II has product MKPVLLIDNLDSFTFNLVESLERIGAEVLVRRNSIAAATALAEAEARGALLMISPGPGTPQSSGCCLELIALAKGRVPLLGICLGHQAIVEEAGGTVTRAPEPVHGKSMLLEHDGAGPFASLSSPVRVARYHSLCTRDLPDRFTVHAEVDGMAMAFSDAGALQAGLQFHPESILTTHGDAMLANLIAMFG; this is encoded by the coding sequence ATGAAGCCCGTCCTGCTGATCGACAACCTCGACAGTTTCACCTTCAACTTGGTCGAGAGCCTCGAGCGGATCGGGGCCGAGGTCTTGGTCCGCCGCAACAGCATCGCCGCCGCGACCGCGCTGGCCGAAGCCGAAGCGCGGGGCGCGCTGCTGATGATTTCGCCCGGCCCCGGTACCCCGCAGAGCTCCGGCTGCTGCCTCGAGCTGATCGCGCTAGCCAAGGGCCGCGTGCCGCTACTTGGCATCTGCCTTGGCCACCAGGCGATCGTCGAGGAAGCCGGGGGCACCGTGACCCGCGCGCCCGAACCCGTCCACGGCAAGTCGATGCTGCTGGAGCACGACGGCGCCGGCCCGTTCGCGAGCTTGTCCAGCCCGGTCCGGGTCGCCCGCTACCACAGCCTGTGCACCCGCGACCTGCCGGATCGCTTCACGGTCCATGCCGAGGTCGACGGCATGGCGATGGCGTTCAGCGACGCGGGCGCGCTCCAGGCCGGACTTCAATTCCACCCGGAAAGCATCCTCACCACCCATGGCGATGCCATGCTGGCCAACCTGATCGCGATGTTCGGCTGA